A single region of the Actinoplanes sp. SE50/110 genome encodes:
- a CDS encoding chitinase produces MTDRATAVAARTGIDPLADPDWQEPEQPRRRLSWTRLGMLVLALGAVGAGGTLGVMHLRDTSGPTAKSWAVPYVDVTLTPTFQFQDPTANPAKNVALGFVVADPKSACAPSWGGAYSLDAAATSLELDRRIDQLRQAGGDITLSLGGLANQELAVACADQAKLTDAYRQLVKRYDVKTLDLDIEGTAVADQASLQRRVTAVAAVQKEREAAGKPLAVWLTLPVTPNGLTDDGVGVVRGMLDGGVALRGVNVMTMDFNNGDSHPNMLGLSTSALDGTHKQLTDLYLRLGQKLTSPQVWSRIGATPMIGQNDVDAERFTVDNATGLATFAVDKGLGRVSMWSLNRDAPCRGTFANVVVHSNTCSGVDQDALAFSKVFAGLPGKAAGSSSQDSVDIPNQAATVDDPKTSPYPIWRLTALYTGGYKVVWHGVVYEAKWANSGVDPSAAPAAGTQNAWSVIGPVSPVEKAPKPTPAVTGVTRIWTPGTAYQRGDRVLLNGLPYEAKWTTKGETPSTEFPIDADDPWHPLFNVPGEPTTN; encoded by the coding sequence ATGACGGACCGCGCCACAGCCGTAGCCGCGCGAACGGGTATCGATCCGCTCGCCGACCCGGATTGGCAGGAACCGGAGCAGCCGCGCCGCCGGCTGTCGTGGACGAGGCTGGGAATGCTGGTGCTCGCGCTCGGTGCGGTCGGCGCCGGCGGCACCCTCGGCGTGATGCATCTGCGGGACACCTCCGGTCCGACCGCGAAGTCCTGGGCGGTGCCGTACGTCGACGTCACGCTGACCCCGACCTTCCAGTTCCAGGACCCGACCGCGAACCCGGCCAAGAACGTGGCCCTCGGCTTCGTCGTCGCCGACCCGAAGAGCGCCTGCGCCCCCAGCTGGGGCGGCGCCTACTCGCTGGACGCGGCGGCCACCTCGCTGGAACTCGACCGCCGGATCGACCAGTTGCGCCAGGCCGGCGGCGACATCACGCTGAGCCTCGGCGGGCTGGCCAACCAGGAGCTCGCGGTGGCGTGTGCCGACCAGGCCAAGCTCACCGACGCGTACCGCCAATTGGTGAAACGCTATGACGTGAAGACGCTCGACCTGGACATCGAAGGCACCGCCGTGGCCGACCAGGCGTCCCTGCAGCGCCGCGTGACAGCGGTCGCCGCGGTGCAGAAGGAGCGGGAGGCGGCCGGCAAGCCGCTCGCCGTGTGGCTGACCCTGCCGGTGACGCCGAACGGCCTCACCGACGACGGGGTCGGCGTGGTCCGCGGCATGCTCGACGGCGGTGTCGCGCTGCGCGGCGTCAACGTGATGACGATGGACTTCAACAACGGCGACAGCCACCCGAACATGCTGGGCCTGAGCACCAGCGCGCTGGACGGCACCCACAAGCAGCTCACCGACCTCTACCTGCGGCTCGGTCAGAAGCTCACCTCGCCGCAGGTCTGGTCGCGGATCGGGGCCACCCCGATGATCGGCCAGAACGACGTCGACGCCGAACGGTTCACCGTCGACAACGCCACCGGCCTGGCCACGTTCGCGGTCGACAAGGGCCTCGGCCGGGTCTCGATGTGGTCATTGAACCGGGACGCGCCCTGCCGCGGCACCTTCGCCAACGTGGTCGTGCACTCCAACACCTGCAGCGGCGTCGACCAGGACGCGCTGGCCTTCTCCAAGGTCTTCGCCGGTCTGCCCGGCAAGGCGGCCGGCAGCAGCAGCCAGGACTCGGTGGACATCCCGAACCAGGCGGCCACCGTCGACGACCCGAAGACCAGCCCGTACCCGATCTGGCGCCTGACCGCCCTCTACACCGGCGGCTACAAGGTGGTCTGGCACGGCGTGGTCTACGAGGCGAAGTGGGCCAACTCGGGCGTCGACCCGTCCGCCGCACCCGCCGCCGGCACGCAGAACGCCTGGTCGGTGATCGGCCCGGTGAGCCCGGTCGAGAAGGCCCCCAAGCCCACCCCGGCGGTCACCGGAGTCACCAGGATCTGGACCCCGGGCACCGCCTACCAGCGCGGCGAC
- a CDS encoding glycosyltransferase family 2 protein, whose protein sequence is MTITVWAGYIAYTIFEQFIVGKAYNARLGAEAIAYMLVITGLAASAIAYLITRIGYFYRGRGHQRAPRIMLDEFIGGKTPSLTVLVPSYQEDERTNRSTLLSAALQEYPGLRVTLLIDDPRAPKTRAARDMLLAARALPGKIEAELQVPYRRVAAAFAAFDEQVRFRGGHLVVPDDMRRLADEYRFASDWLYDLGARQEMVDHTDTFFVEHILHPLAVELGQIAGALVKGADEQVALPLPRMNQLHKRLLAIFDAQVTSFERKKYVSLSHEPNKAMNLNSYIGLMGGAYQEVNTPLGTALVTAGPNRADLVVPNPDYVLTLDADSVLLPEYALRLVHLMEQGAFAQHAVVQTPYSAYPGSGTRVERISGATTDIQYIVHQGMTHYGATFWVGANAVLRKKALDEICEVSYEGDWEIKRYIQDRTVIEDTESTIDLGVRGWTLHNYPERLAYSATPPDFGSLAIQRQRWANGGLLILSRLKDQFKAKSKREDKNRFGEYFLRVNYMASIFWSSMCLVIMLVYPFNNELLNPFLLLISVPYFFMMAADLKHLGYKRTDMLRIYGFNLILLPVNLSGSIASLLQLLTGEKSAFKRTPKVRNRTTTATSYLLLPLALVVLCLYTVWHDVRLHQWNNLVFAGLNLVLSLYAVIAFIGLGNTVVDLATHLRDWLVPVATPKKVRKSSASKKAAAPKAAAIGDWATVLHYRHETGATAGQVTVRLQRTDTGAWKTDRPTSASRAHLFEEFSFFTVFQPIHNMINGHVVGYEALTRFADGSNPREGLEAAAQRGVHVALDAALVQAAIASSSSLPNGTWLAVNVSTDLLRRPHELAPLLAEAKRPLIVEVGGPVPAEVGQLGGTVRLAVDDLGLGYETLALLESARPAFLKLSLDTVQNLENETARQASIRTLVEFAEQHGCTIIAEGIETAAQRDALVACGVPFGQGFYLGKPVPVERVLAGVGGW, encoded by the coding sequence GTGACCATCACGGTGTGGGCCGGTTACATCGCCTATACGATTTTCGAGCAATTCATCGTCGGTAAGGCGTACAACGCACGGCTGGGTGCCGAGGCGATCGCCTATATGCTCGTCATCACCGGTCTCGCCGCTTCCGCAATCGCCTACCTGATCACCCGGATCGGCTACTTCTATCGTGGCCGCGGTCACCAGCGGGCGCCACGGATCATGCTCGACGAGTTCATCGGCGGCAAGACCCCGTCCTTGACGGTTTTGGTGCCGTCATATCAGGAAGACGAGCGGACCAACCGCAGCACGCTGCTCTCCGCCGCTCTGCAGGAATATCCGGGGCTGCGGGTCACGCTGCTGATCGACGACCCCCGGGCGCCGAAGACCCGGGCCGCCCGGGACATGCTGCTGGCCGCCCGGGCGCTGCCCGGCAAGATCGAGGCTGAGCTGCAGGTTCCGTACCGGCGGGTGGCGGCCGCGTTCGCGGCCTTCGACGAGCAGGTGCGGTTCCGCGGCGGCCATCTGGTGGTCCCGGACGACATGCGCCGGCTCGCCGACGAGTACCGGTTCGCCTCCGACTGGCTGTACGACCTGGGCGCCCGGCAGGAGATGGTCGACCACACCGACACCTTCTTCGTCGAGCACATCCTGCACCCGCTCGCGGTCGAGCTGGGCCAGATCGCCGGCGCGCTGGTCAAGGGTGCCGACGAGCAGGTGGCACTGCCGCTGCCGCGGATGAACCAGCTGCACAAGCGGCTCCTCGCGATCTTCGACGCGCAGGTGACCAGCTTCGAGCGCAAGAAGTACGTGTCGCTGTCGCACGAGCCGAACAAGGCGATGAACCTCAACAGCTACATCGGGCTGATGGGCGGGGCGTACCAGGAGGTCAACACCCCGCTGGGAACCGCGCTGGTGACGGCCGGGCCGAACCGGGCTGATCTGGTGGTGCCGAACCCGGACTACGTGCTGACCCTGGACGCCGACAGCGTGCTGCTTCCCGAGTACGCACTGCGGCTGGTCCACCTCATGGAGCAGGGGGCGTTCGCGCAGCATGCGGTGGTGCAGACGCCGTACAGCGCATATCCCGGCTCGGGCACCCGGGTGGAGCGGATCTCCGGCGCGACCACCGACATTCAGTACATCGTGCACCAGGGGATGACCCACTACGGTGCGACGTTCTGGGTGGGGGCCAACGCCGTACTCCGCAAGAAGGCTCTCGACGAGATCTGCGAGGTCTCGTACGAGGGCGACTGGGAGATCAAGCGCTACATCCAGGACCGGACCGTCATCGAGGACACCGAGTCGACGATCGACCTGGGTGTCCGCGGCTGGACCCTGCACAACTACCCGGAACGGCTCGCCTACAGCGCGACCCCGCCGGACTTCGGCTCGCTCGCCATCCAGCGGCAGCGCTGGGCCAACGGCGGCCTGCTGATCCTGTCCCGGCTCAAGGACCAGTTCAAGGCGAAGAGCAAGCGCGAGGACAAGAACCGGTTCGGCGAGTACTTCCTGCGGGTCAACTACATGGCGTCCATCTTCTGGAGCTCCATGTGCCTGGTGATCATGCTGGTGTACCCGTTCAACAACGAGCTGCTCAACCCGTTCCTGCTGCTCATCTCGGTGCCGTACTTCTTCATGATGGCGGCCGACCTGAAGCACCTCGGGTACAAGCGGACCGACATGCTGCGCATCTACGGCTTCAACCTGATCCTGCTGCCGGTCAACCTCTCCGGCAGCATCGCCTCCCTGCTGCAGCTGCTGACCGGCGAGAAGAGCGCGTTCAAGCGGACGCCGAAGGTCCGCAACCGGACCACCACCGCGACCAGCTACCTGCTCCTGCCGCTGGCCCTGGTGGTGCTCTGCCTCTACACGGTGTGGCACGACGTGCGGCTGCACCAGTGGAACAACCTGGTCTTCGCCGGCCTGAACCTGGTGCTGTCGCTGTACGCGGTGATCGCCTTCATCGGCCTCGGGAACACCGTCGTCGACCTGGCCACCCATCTGCGGGACTGGCTGGTGCCGGTGGCCACCCCGAAGAAGGTCCGCAAGTCCTCGGCTTCGAAGAAGGCCGCCGCGCCCAAGGCGGCGGCGATCGGCGACTGGGCCACCGTGCTGCACTACCGGCACGAGACCGGCGCCACCGCCGGGCAGGTCACCGTGCGGCTGCAGCGCACCGACACCGGCGCGTGGAAGACCGACAGGCCCACCTCGGCGAGCCGGGCGCACCTGTTCGAGGAGTTCAGCTTCTTCACGGTGTTCCAGCCGATCCACAACATGATCAACGGGCACGTGGTCGGGTACGAGGCGCTCACCCGCTTCGCCGACGGCAGCAACCCGCGCGAGGGTTTGGAGGCGGCCGCCCAGCGCGGCGTGCACGTCGCCCTGGACGCCGCGCTGGTCCAGGCGGCCATCGCGTCGTCGTCGTCGCTGCCGAACGGCACCTGGCTGGCCGTCAACGTCTCCACCGACCTGCTGCGCCGCCCGCACGAGCTGGCGCCGCTGCTCGCCGAGGCCAAGCGTCCGCTGATCGTCGAGGTGGGCGGCCCGGTGCCGGCCGAGGTCGGGCAGCTGGGCGGAACCGTCCGGCTCGCGGTCGACGACCTGGGGTTGGGCTACGAGACGCTGGCCCTGCTCGAATCGGCCCGGCCGGCGTTCCTCAAGCTGAGCCTGGACACGGTGCAGAACCTGGAGAACGAGACGGCGCGGCAGGCGTCGATCCGGACCCTGGTGGAGTTCGCCGAGCAGCACGGCTGCACGATCATCGCCGAGGGCATCGAGACGGCCGCGCAGCGGGATGCGCTGGTGGCCTGCGGGGTGCCGTTCGGGCAGGGCTTCTACCTGGGCAAGCCGGTCCCGGTGGAGCGGGTCCTGGCCGGCGTCGGCGGCTGGTGA
- a CDS encoding thioester domain-containing protein has product MLGRSGRRWAQVAMAAAAGGALLLGAAAPAAADEPTTGVPSRMTDGAVTLVLGGKAHSVGGIQFTIKGQTVPIFCIDYHTGLAANEPYTEGTWDESEVKNLTKVQWVLAHGYPNGDINALLTAAHVQMPQLDEARQRKLLYFGTQTAVWHFSDGIDLGAYSDGARLTDKPQYDVVKGIYDYLTTNAVDQPEPAAQLTVTPASATAKAGEKAGPFTVAGPASAISVSVKGGSAVDADGKPVTSTSNGGKFWLTAADAGKATVTLNAEDSVSFGRVFLYSGGKDKHQKLILGSSIGKPVTASAEATFTPAPVTTTTAASPKPSASTSKASQSPSAAVPGASTSPTSGGHLALTGSAASTVAGGGVVLLVIGGLALMLVRRRRTRFTS; this is encoded by the coding sequence ATGCTCGGACGATCAGGACGGCGCTGGGCGCAGGTCGCCATGGCCGCTGCCGCCGGCGGCGCGCTGCTGCTCGGTGCCGCTGCCCCCGCGGCCGCCGACGAGCCCACCACCGGTGTTCCGTCGCGGATGACCGACGGCGCCGTCACCCTGGTGCTGGGCGGTAAGGCCCACTCGGTCGGTGGCATCCAGTTCACCATCAAGGGCCAGACCGTCCCGATCTTCTGCATCGACTACCACACCGGGCTCGCGGCGAACGAGCCGTACACCGAGGGCACCTGGGACGAGTCCGAGGTCAAAAACCTCACCAAGGTGCAGTGGGTGCTCGCCCACGGCTACCCGAACGGGGACATCAACGCCCTGCTCACCGCCGCCCACGTGCAGATGCCGCAGCTGGACGAGGCGCGGCAGCGCAAGCTGCTGTACTTCGGCACCCAGACCGCCGTCTGGCACTTCAGCGACGGCATCGACCTGGGCGCGTACTCCGACGGCGCCCGGCTCACCGACAAGCCGCAGTACGACGTGGTCAAGGGCATCTACGACTACCTGACCACCAACGCGGTGGACCAGCCGGAGCCGGCCGCCCAGCTGACCGTCACCCCGGCCAGCGCCACCGCCAAGGCCGGCGAGAAGGCCGGCCCGTTCACCGTCGCGGGTCCGGCCAGCGCGATCAGCGTCTCGGTCAAGGGCGGCTCCGCGGTCGACGCCGACGGCAAGCCGGTCACCAGCACCAGCAACGGCGGCAAGTTCTGGCTGACCGCGGCCGACGCCGGCAAGGCCACCGTCACCCTGAACGCCGAGGACTCCGTCTCGTTCGGCCGGGTCTTCCTGTACAGCGGTGGCAAGGACAAGCACCAGAAGCTGATCCTGGGTTCCAGCATCGGCAAGCCGGTCACCGCGTCCGCCGAGGCCACCTTCACCCCGGCCCCGGTCACCACGACCACCGCCGCCTCGCCGAAGCCGTCGGCGTCCACCTCGAAGGCCTCGCAGAGCCCGTCGGCGGCCGTCCCGGGCGCCAGCACCAGCCCGACGTCCGGTGGCCACCTGGCCCTGACCGGCTCGGCCGCCAGCACGGTCGCCGGCGGTGGCGTGGTCCTGCTGGTCATCGGCGGCCTCGCGCTGATGCTGGTCCGTCGTCGCCGGACCCGCTTCACCAGCTGA
- the eno gene encoding phosphopyruvate hydratase produces the protein MTAISRVIGRQILDSRGNPSVEVDVVLADGSSGRAAVPSGASTGANEAVELRDGDPERFHGKGVSRAVAAVNGAIAAAVTGLEAEDQALVDTTMIDLDGTGDKGRLGANAILGVSLATAKAAAQAHRQPLYRYLGGAGARTLPVPMMNIINGGAHADNPLDFQEFMIAPIGAENFFEAVRIGSEVFHTLRRRLAAAGHSTNVGDEGGFAPNFADADEALRFVVQAVRDSGYRPGIDVTICLDPASSEFYRGGAYEYTGEGRTRTADEHIDYLLELAAAYPISSIEDPMAEDDFAGWRKLTAQAGDRIQLVGDDVFCTDADRLQSGIDGGYANAILVKVNQIGTLTETLRTVETAHRAGYRVVISHRSGETEDTTIADLAVATNCGQIKTGSLSRSDRTAKYNQLIRIEEQLGRSARYGSATSSR, from the coding sequence ATGACGGCGATCAGCCGGGTGATCGGACGGCAGATCCTCGACAGCCGGGGCAACCCGAGCGTCGAGGTCGACGTGGTGCTCGCGGACGGCTCGTCCGGCCGGGCAGCGGTGCCGTCGGGTGCGTCGACCGGGGCGAACGAGGCGGTCGAGCTGCGCGACGGTGACCCGGAACGATTCCACGGCAAGGGGGTCAGCCGGGCGGTGGCCGCGGTCAACGGCGCCATCGCCGCGGCGGTGACCGGGCTGGAGGCCGAGGACCAGGCGCTCGTCGACACGACGATGATCGATCTCGACGGTACCGGGGACAAGGGACGCCTGGGCGCGAACGCGATCCTCGGGGTGTCCCTGGCGACGGCGAAGGCCGCGGCACAGGCGCACCGGCAGCCGTTGTACCGCTACCTCGGCGGGGCCGGCGCCCGGACGCTGCCGGTGCCGATGATGAACATCATCAACGGCGGCGCCCACGCCGACAACCCGCTCGACTTCCAGGAATTCATGATCGCGCCGATCGGCGCGGAGAACTTCTTCGAGGCCGTACGCATCGGGTCGGAGGTGTTCCACACGCTGCGTCGCCGGCTGGCCGCGGCCGGCCACAGCACCAACGTCGGGGACGAGGGCGGATTCGCCCCGAACTTCGCCGACGCCGACGAGGCGCTGCGCTTCGTGGTCCAGGCCGTCCGGGACTCCGGGTACCGGCCCGGCATCGACGTCACCATCTGTCTCGACCCGGCCAGCTCCGAGTTCTACCGGGGCGGCGCCTACGAGTACACCGGGGAAGGCCGCACCCGCACGGCTGACGAGCACATCGACTACCTGTTGGAGCTGGCCGCGGCGTACCCGATCAGCTCGATCGAGGATCCGATGGCCGAGGACGACTTCGCCGGCTGGCGCAAGCTCACCGCGCAGGCCGGCGACCGGATCCAGCTGGTCGGCGACGACGTGTTCTGCACCGACGCGGATCGCCTGCAGAGCGGCATCGACGGCGGGTACGCCAACGCGATCCTGGTGAAGGTCAACCAGATCGGCACGCTGACCGAGACCCTCCGGACCGTCGAGACCGCGCACCGGGCCGGCTACCGGGTGGTGATCTCGCACCGGTCCGGGGAGACCGAGGACACCACGATCGCCGACCTGGCGGTGGCCACCAACTGCGGCCAGATCAAGACCGGCTCGCTGTCGCGCAGCGACCGGACCGCCAAATACAACCAGCTCATCCGGATCGAGGAGCAGTTGGGGCGGTCCGCCCGCTACGGCAGCGCTACTTCTTCCCGCTGA
- a CDS encoding MerR family transcriptional regulator: MRVGELARRTGTTIRALRYYEQVGLVVPRRLGNGYRDYEPIAERQVAQIRELTALGLTVEETRPFVESIANDDDVCAAAVATFRSTVTSLQTRIGELTTQREALDARIDAAAHRIVAGTPVTGGPPAGLIGRRLPELHFYATDGRPLRLDHLGPGRSVIFVYPLTGRPGVDLPRSLLEIPGARGQGDWLRDHHAEIRTAGAARVFGLSAQSTGYQRELVHRLRLPYPLIPDPKLTLAAATGLPVHTTGDLAVYERLTLIVRDDRVEHVFHPIPDPASHALHLMRWLTQRRSGG; this comes from the coding sequence ATGCGCGTGGGTGAACTGGCCCGTCGGACCGGCACGACGATTCGGGCGTTGCGTTACTACGAGCAGGTGGGGCTGGTCGTGCCCCGCCGGCTCGGCAACGGTTACCGGGATTACGAGCCGATCGCCGAGCGGCAGGTCGCCCAGATCCGCGAGCTGACGGCGCTCGGGCTCACCGTCGAGGAGACCCGCCCGTTCGTCGAGTCGATCGCCAACGACGACGACGTCTGCGCCGCCGCGGTGGCCACCTTCCGCAGTACCGTGACCAGCCTGCAGACGCGCATCGGTGAGCTGACCACCCAGCGGGAGGCCCTCGACGCCCGGATCGACGCCGCCGCGCACCGGATCGTCGCCGGCACCCCGGTCACCGGCGGGCCGCCAGCCGGTCTGATCGGCCGACGCCTGCCGGAGCTGCACTTCTACGCCACCGACGGCCGCCCGCTCCGCCTGGACCACCTCGGGCCGGGACGCAGCGTCATCTTCGTGTATCCGCTGACCGGTCGGCCCGGCGTCGACCTGCCCCGCAGCCTGCTGGAGATCCCCGGCGCCCGGGGTCAGGGCGACTGGCTGCGCGACCACCACGCCGAGATCCGCACCGCCGGAGCGGCCCGCGTCTTCGGCCTGTCCGCCCAGTCCACCGGTTACCAGCGCGAACTGGTGCACCGGCTACGGCTGCCGTACCCGTTGATCCCGGACCCGAAGCTCACCCTGGCCGCCGCCACCGGCCTGCCCGTGCACACCACCGGTGACCTCGCCGTCTACGAGCGGCTGACGCTCATCGTCCGGGACGATCGGGTGGAACACGTCTTCCACCCGATCCCCGACCCCGCCTCGCACGCCCTGCACCTGATGCGGTGGCTCACCCAGCGCCGGTCCGGCGGGTAA
- a CDS encoding helix-turn-helix domain-containing protein, producing the protein MAARWGFANTGRFAAAYRAAYGVSPSETLRS; encoded by the coding sequence ATCGCGGCCCGGTGGGGTTTCGCCAACACCGGCCGTTTCGCCGCGGCCTATCGAGCCGCTTACGGCGTGTCCCCGAGCGAGACGTTGAGGAGCTGA
- a CDS encoding Cell surface glycoprotein 1, which yields MAVHVGKQQGVFRLRERIYRRFGRWSNRRIAVIGAGIVVLGALGVGTGMSYAGQNDAGAEPNTNCSLLVPADPLSAAGLATPYELSGTGRRRGACHEANPAQAAFVQASVVDPATGKVSVYNPLVIDKGTRPVLDPVVPVLPKNAVVGIWFGFNGENLRLVDSHGSLRGGACVNGVDGSLFSQFAYCNAPAFFSAAHTAIRAGKLKVPPLGTGRDGKPCPTTRDFTVVDQDQSDNVTSAYLIRGSHVAQDTAANRARLRHAPVLVNGSDNLLLVHFVDQALGCTPFQAPDLADNGTLTTSLALNELQAAANQRDPVALVPPNDPMAEVDGRFDRTKLNLYRQGVGMGTVSGTRGLAAPYCQQLVDLAPSRLRADRRFTQKIASPDPGVATNLFTFLAQRLSGSYGNLGCDRLIRSPNPVRLRTRDGVAVDASFPGATGTPTATPSPTARQTPTASPSPTARHTMTASPTVTASPTVTAGRTMTARQTMAASPAPSSARPSSAKPGSPASGSSPPGPSESTTVPDDASPSIETVAADNYTYSNDGGAPKVTAPEAAALPPTRNVSFLARTGGGSMALIAGSVLLTLVGLSVLALLPRRRNPGTYYR from the coding sequence ATGGCCGTCCACGTGGGAAAACAGCAGGGGGTGTTCCGCTTGCGGGAACGCATCTACCGCCGATTCGGAAGGTGGAGCAATCGGCGGATCGCGGTGATCGGCGCGGGGATCGTGGTGCTCGGGGCGCTCGGGGTGGGAACCGGGATGTCCTATGCGGGGCAGAACGATGCCGGGGCCGAGCCGAATACGAACTGTTCGCTGCTCGTGCCGGCGGATCCGCTCAGCGCTGCGGGGCTGGCGACGCCGTACGAGCTGTCGGGGACCGGGCGCCGGCGCGGCGCGTGCCATGAGGCGAATCCTGCCCAGGCCGCGTTTGTGCAAGCCAGCGTGGTGGATCCGGCGACCGGCAAGGTCAGCGTCTACAACCCGTTGGTGATCGACAAGGGGACGCGGCCGGTGCTGGACCCGGTGGTGCCGGTGCTGCCGAAGAACGCGGTGGTGGGGATCTGGTTCGGGTTCAACGGGGAGAACCTGAGACTGGTGGACTCGCACGGCAGTCTGCGCGGCGGCGCCTGCGTGAACGGGGTGGACGGCTCGCTGTTCTCCCAGTTCGCGTACTGCAATGCGCCGGCGTTCTTCAGCGCGGCGCACACGGCGATCCGGGCCGGCAAACTGAAGGTACCGCCGCTCGGCACCGGCCGGGACGGGAAGCCGTGCCCGACGACGCGTGACTTCACCGTCGTGGACCAGGACCAGAGCGACAACGTGACGAGCGCGTACCTGATCCGTGGCAGCCATGTCGCGCAGGACACCGCGGCCAACCGGGCGCGGCTGCGGCATGCGCCGGTACTGGTCAACGGCAGTGACAACCTGCTGCTGGTGCACTTCGTGGACCAGGCACTGGGCTGCACGCCGTTCCAGGCGCCGGACCTGGCCGACAACGGCACGCTCACCACCTCGCTGGCGCTCAACGAGTTGCAGGCGGCCGCGAACCAGCGGGATCCGGTCGCGCTGGTGCCGCCGAACGATCCGATGGCCGAGGTGGACGGGCGCTTCGACCGGACGAAGCTGAACCTGTACCGGCAGGGTGTCGGCATGGGCACCGTCTCCGGGACTCGGGGGCTGGCAGCGCCGTACTGTCAGCAATTGGTTGATCTGGCGCCGAGCCGGTTGCGCGCCGACCGCCGCTTCACCCAGAAGATCGCGTCGCCGGATCCGGGGGTGGCGACCAACCTGTTCACCTTCCTCGCGCAGCGACTGAGCGGGTCGTACGGCAATCTGGGGTGCGACCGGCTGATCCGGTCGCCGAACCCGGTGCGGCTGCGAACCCGCGACGGGGTGGCCGTCGACGCGTCGTTCCCCGGAGCGACCGGGACCCCGACCGCGACCCCGTCACCGACCGCCAGGCAGACACCGACCGCCAGCCCGTCACCGACCGCCAGGCACACCATGACCGCCAGCCCGACCGTGACCGCCAGTCCGACCGTGACGGCCGGCCGCACCATGACCGCCAGGCAGACCATGGCCGCCAGCCCGGCCCCGAGCAGCGCACGGCCCAGTAGTGCCAAGCCCGGCAGTCCGGCTTCCGGCAGTTCGCCACCGGGCCCGAGCGAGAGCACCACCGTCCCGGACGACGCCTCCCCGAGTATCGAGACGGTCGCGGCCGACAACTACACCTACTCGAACGACGGCGGCGCGCCCAAGGTCACCGCACCGGAAGCCGCCGCCCTGCCGCCCACCCGGAACGTCAGCTTCCTGGCCCGCACCGGCGGCGGCTCGATGGCGCTGATCGCCGGCTCGGTGCTGCTGACCCTGGTCGGTCTGTCGGTGCTCGCCCTCCTTCCGCGCCGCCGGAACCCGGGCACGTACTACCGGTGA